Proteins found in one Bremerella volcania genomic segment:
- a CDS encoding ThuA domain-containing protein: MLRLVCCLGLLLGMASFAFAEEPALNQPPNGFKQLFNGKDLTGWKGLVANPKKRAEMSQEQLAEAQAKADESMREHWQVEDGVLVFDGKGQSLCTSQDYADFEMYVDFKIKEAGDSGIYLRGSPQVQIWDPSNKGPNPNGVGSGGLYNNQKNPSQPLVTADNPIGEWNTFFIRMIGDRVTIKLNGKLVTDDVVLENYWERDKPIYRTGQIELQNHGNTLYFRNIYIRELVTPEQIAKIEEALPQQPRVEPKKKHNVLVFTRYDGFRHSSIPVGAMAVKMLGEKTGAFDARITNDLTMLSPETLKDYDAIVMVNTTGSWIKPRDEDIAKLAADGKQMSKADAEQMFRESLLNFVSSGKGLVGFHAASDANYHWEDFGKLIGGYFHGHPWHEKVGIKIDDPEHPLMAAFGGENFAIVDEIYQFRDPYSRDALHVLLSLDVDTTNMDKKGIHRKDGDFAVSWVRKWGDGRVFYSSLGHREEIYWNPQMLKFYLDGIQFALGDLDGPTAPSAAK; encoded by the coding sequence ATGTTGCGTCTGGTGTGTTGCTTGGGCCTGCTGCTGGGCATGGCCTCGTTTGCGTTCGCCGAAGAACCCGCTTTGAATCAACCGCCCAACGGTTTCAAGCAACTGTTCAACGGCAAGGATCTCACCGGCTGGAAGGGCCTCGTAGCCAATCCGAAGAAGCGAGCCGAGATGTCGCAGGAACAACTCGCCGAGGCGCAAGCCAAAGCCGACGAGTCGATGCGCGAGCATTGGCAAGTGGAAGATGGCGTGCTGGTTTTCGATGGCAAAGGTCAAAGCCTCTGCACGTCGCAGGATTACGCTGACTTCGAGATGTACGTCGACTTCAAAATCAAAGAAGCTGGCGACAGCGGCATCTATTTGCGTGGTAGCCCGCAAGTTCAAATCTGGGACCCGAGTAACAAGGGCCCCAATCCGAACGGTGTTGGCTCAGGCGGTTTGTACAACAACCAGAAGAACCCCAGCCAGCCACTGGTCACGGCCGACAATCCAATCGGCGAGTGGAACACCTTCTTCATTCGCATGATTGGCGACCGCGTCACCATCAAGCTGAACGGCAAGCTGGTAACCGATGACGTCGTGCTGGAAAACTACTGGGAACGCGACAAGCCAATCTACCGCACTGGCCAGATCGAACTGCAGAATCACGGCAACACGCTCTACTTCCGTAACATCTACATTCGCGAACTGGTCACGCCTGAACAGATCGCCAAGATCGAAGAGGCCCTGCCCCAACAGCCACGCGTCGAACCGAAGAAGAAGCACAACGTGCTGGTCTTCACCCGCTACGACGGCTTCCGTCACAGCTCGATCCCCGTGGGTGCGATGGCCGTGAAGATGCTGGGGGAAAAGACTGGCGCGTTTGATGCCCGCATCACGAACGACCTGACGATGCTCTCTCCTGAGACGCTGAAAGACTACGACGCGATCGTGATGGTCAACACGACCGGTTCGTGGATCAAACCCCGCGACGAAGACATCGCCAAGCTGGCCGCGGACGGAAAGCAGATGAGCAAGGCAGACGCCGAGCAGATGTTCCGAGAAAGCCTGCTCAACTTCGTCTCCAGCGGCAAGGGCCTGGTCGGTTTTCATGCTGCCAGCGACGCGAATTACCACTGGGAAGATTTCGGCAAATTGATTGGCGGTTACTTCCATGGTCACCCATGGCATGAAAAGGTGGGCATCAAAATCGATGACCCCGAGCACCCGCTGATGGCCGCGTTCGGCGGCGAGAACTTCGCGATCGTCGACGAGATCTACCAGTTCCGCGATCCCTACTCCCGCGATGCATTGCATGTGCTGCTTTCGCTGGATGTCGACACCACGAATATGGACAAAAAAGGCATCCATCGCAAGGATGGTGACTTCGCCGTTTCATGGGTTCGCAAATGGGGAGACGGCCGCGTCTTCTACAGCTCGCTGGGACACCGCGAAGAGATCTATTGGAACCCTCAAATGCTGAAGTTCTATCTCGACGGCATCCAGTTCGCTCTGGGTGACCTTGATGGACCGACGGCTCCGAGTGCCGCAAAATAA
- a CDS encoding phosphatidylglycerophosphatase and protein-tyrosine phosphatase 1 family protein encodes MKRFLQHLYAKSIYWPSYFYNWTMIRRLKWWRWYDEIDEHVFVGAVPSRKMALDLAESGIKGVINTCHEYEGPLDIYKEHGVEQLYLPTVDFTPPSVEDIDEGVRFIERFVAENKDVYVHCKAGRARSATIVMCWLMKAKGMTPEQAQVYLLEKRRQVLATLYRRPVVQEYYRQLQETAEA; translated from the coding sequence ATGAAGCGTTTTCTCCAACATCTGTACGCGAAATCGATCTACTGGCCCTCATACTTCTATAACTGGACGATGATCCGGCGGCTCAAGTGGTGGCGTTGGTACGACGAAATCGACGAGCATGTTTTCGTGGGGGCGGTTCCGTCGCGCAAGATGGCCCTCGATTTGGCCGAAAGTGGCATCAAAGGAGTGATCAATACGTGCCACGAATATGAAGGGCCCCTGGACATCTATAAAGAGCATGGCGTCGAACAACTCTATCTACCAACGGTCGACTTTACGCCCCCGAGTGTCGAGGACATCGACGAAGGGGTGCGTTTTATCGAACGGTTCGTTGCCGAAAATAAGGACGTCTACGTCCACTGCAAAGCAGGCCGAGCCCGCAGTGCGACGATCGTCATGTGTTGGCTGATGAAAGCCAAGGGGATGACCCCGGAACAGGCCCAGGTGTACCTTCTGGAAAAGCGTCGCCAGGTGTTAGCGACGCTTTATCGTCGTCCGGTCGTGCAGGAGTACTATCGACAACTCCAGGAAACGGCCGAGGCCTAA
- a CDS encoding 4a-hydroxytetrahydrobiopterin dehydratase, with translation MDIQTPDQLTQKKCKPCEGGVDPCSVNEANDQLAKLDGWYLTHEGQRIRKDWTVKNFMAGMDFFNKVAEVAEEDGHHPDLHIAGYRNVSIELWTHAIGGLSENDFILAAKIDALPIDLKS, from the coding sequence ATGGATATCCAAACGCCCGATCAATTGACGCAAAAGAAGTGCAAGCCGTGCGAAGGGGGGGTCGACCCGTGCAGCGTGAACGAAGCCAACGATCAGTTGGCCAAACTCGACGGTTGGTACCTGACGCACGAAGGCCAGCGGATCCGCAAAGACTGGACGGTCAAGAATTTCATGGCCGGCATGGACTTTTTCAATAAGGTCGCCGAAGTTGCCGAAGAAGATGGTCATCACCCCGACCTGCACATCGCCGGGTATCGCAACGTTTCGATTGAACTATGGACCCATGCGATCGGCGGACTCAGCGAGAACGACTTTATCCTGGCGGCCAAGATCGATGCCTTGCCGATTGACTTGAAGTCATAG
- a CDS encoding tetratricopeptide repeat protein, whose amino-acid sequence MIGGFLTLPLAAEDYAGQADLDKAVDLKLDAEGMDDLAKVAELCESALDKGLHEEDQVFAKQLLTSVRYQRAEAMGKGIFEEAQQRKDWKELRDKAVAEVNKGLKYDDSVGMLHFLKARLLLLPEGDRDQAKKSINKAIELLQGTGEPLSKALVVSLVFAEGPDAQIDVLTKAIEAHPNNADAYRLRGLMYLEQEKFQEALADLKVVTEQLAPGDLTSLQAYARAFARLGEFDEAIKAVDQIIQANPNSPIGYLLRAQFKTMAGNLNAAIEDLDQVLVLAPRSVPALLMRASLYVEREDYKSALQDVERALAADTGNMQALLMRATLYAQEGKFAEAIRDLEALQIRNSDNATIALQLATLYQADKRPRKAVEVYDQVLKIEPDNVLALRGKGDALLSYGKHAEAVETYMAALKIQDDEEGGILNNLAWVLATSPKEDVRDGEKALKYAVKACEATDYSQAHILSTLAAAHAEKGDFEEARKWSKKAVEVAGGDEAAAEIREHLKNELDCYDGNEAWREIQNTKEGGKTDTIAGPASKVAEQLKDADQEKPGKKGKKDDKPEMMEPVPDMDPVS is encoded by the coding sequence ATGATAGGTGGCTTCTTAACCCTCCCCCTGGCGGCTGAGGATTACGCAGGGCAAGCCGATCTCGACAAAGCAGTCGACTTGAAACTCGACGCCGAAGGGATGGACGATCTGGCCAAGGTCGCCGAACTTTGTGAATCGGCCTTAGACAAGGGGCTGCACGAAGAAGACCAGGTCTTCGCCAAGCAACTGCTCACCTCGGTACGCTACCAACGGGCCGAAGCCATGGGCAAAGGGATCTTCGAAGAAGCCCAGCAGCGCAAAGACTGGAAAGAACTACGCGACAAAGCGGTCGCCGAGGTCAACAAGGGTCTGAAGTACGACGACTCGGTCGGCATGCTCCATTTCCTGAAGGCACGTCTCTTGCTTCTACCTGAAGGAGATCGCGATCAAGCGAAAAAGAGCATCAACAAGGCGATCGAACTGCTGCAAGGAACCGGCGAGCCCCTCTCGAAAGCGCTGGTCGTCTCCCTTGTATTCGCTGAAGGCCCCGATGCTCAGATTGACGTGCTGACCAAGGCCATCGAAGCTCATCCGAACAATGCCGACGCGTATCGACTCCGTGGGCTGATGTATCTGGAACAGGAAAAGTTTCAAGAAGCCTTGGCCGACCTGAAGGTCGTTACCGAACAGTTGGCCCCCGGCGACCTGACTTCGCTGCAAGCATATGCTCGTGCGTTTGCCCGATTGGGTGAGTTCGACGAAGCGATCAAGGCGGTCGATCAAATCATTCAAGCCAATCCCAACTCGCCGATTGGTTACTTGCTGCGAGCCCAATTCAAGACGATGGCCGGCAATCTGAACGCGGCGATTGAAGACCTGGATCAGGTACTGGTTCTCGCCCCGCGATCGGTGCCGGCTCTGTTGATGCGGGCCAGTTTGTACGTGGAACGGGAAGACTACAAGTCGGCCCTGCAAGACGTCGAGCGGGCCTTGGCTGCCGACACCGGCAACATGCAGGCATTGCTCATGCGAGCCACGCTATACGCCCAGGAAGGGAAGTTCGCCGAAGCGATTCGCGACCTCGAAGCGCTCCAGATTCGCAACAGCGACAACGCCACGATCGCCTTGCAGCTGGCAACCCTCTATCAAGCCGACAAGCGTCCTCGCAAGGCCGTGGAAGTCTACGATCAGGTCCTTAAGATCGAGCCTGATAACGTTCTCGCGCTGCGTGGCAAAGGAGATGCCCTGCTCTCTTACGGCAAACATGCCGAGGCAGTCGAAACTTACATGGCCGCGCTCAAGATTCAAGATGATGAAGAAGGGGGTATCCTGAACAACCTGGCGTGGGTCTTGGCCACGTCCCCCAAAGAGGACGTTCGTGATGGCGAGAAAGCGCTCAAGTACGCCGTAAAGGCCTGCGAGGCGACCGACTACTCGCAAGCTCACATCTTGTCGACCTTAGCCGCGGCTCACGCCGAAAAGGGTGACTTCGAGGAAGCTCGCAAGTGGTCGAAGAAGGCCGTCGAAGTCGCCGGTGGCGACGAAGCTGCCGCCGAGATTCGCGAGCACCTCAAGAACGAGTTGGATTGTTACGATGGCAACGAAGCCTGGCGAGAAATTCAAAACACCAAGGAAGGTGGCAAAACCGATACCATCGCCGGTCCGGCTTCCAAGGTGGCCGAACAGTTGAAAGACGCCGACCAAGAAAAGCCCGGCAAAAAGGGGAAGAAGGATGATAAGCCAGAGATGATGGAACCAGTCCCCGACATGGACCCCGTCTCCTGA
- a CDS encoding outer membrane protein assembly factor BamB family protein encodes MMLAGYRRFVSLSLAVGALLLGCRQEPVAEIHAPQGEAAQAADPVSLPPSSWPWWRGQDRDGIAHQEIADFQWTSQPNVVWSAKIQGLGHSSPIVVGDKVFITTADAKQETKSLVCYETIMGKPNWTTTVHQGGFMRTHQKNSQASATPATDGKYIFTAFVVKDSLYVTAIDLKGQIVWQKEAGPFRSQHGYGSSPIIFESYVIVLADSDGPGFLAALRRDTGDIVWRVGRSSEPSYGSPILAEVAGRQQILIGGTGKTSAYDPNNGELLWSVSGPAKTTANTPVVAGDLVISTGGYPQNGSIAVRVDRDGEKVRETIEWEARERIYVPSPLVHDGKIFAVNDDGIGLCYDAVTGERLARKRIGGNFSASLTLYGNYMLVPDEDGTMHVFDATPDFNSVAQFHLEGNGFASPVFAGGKLYWRTSTHLYCLAPAS; translated from the coding sequence ATGATGCTCGCAGGATATCGCCGATTTGTGTCCCTATCGCTTGCGGTAGGTGCGTTGCTGCTTGGTTGTCGGCAAGAGCCGGTTGCCGAGATCCATGCCCCGCAAGGCGAAGCCGCTCAAGCTGCCGATCCGGTATCGCTGCCGCCCAGTAGCTGGCCCTGGTGGCGCGGCCAAGATCGGGATGGGATCGCCCATCAAGAGATCGCCGATTTCCAGTGGACCAGCCAACCCAACGTCGTCTGGAGTGCTAAAATCCAGGGACTGGGGCATTCTTCGCCCATTGTCGTGGGGGACAAGGTCTTCATCACGACGGCCGATGCCAAGCAGGAAACCAAGTCGCTAGTCTGCTATGAGACCATCATGGGCAAGCCGAACTGGACTACCACGGTCCATCAGGGCGGCTTTATGCGGACCCATCAAAAGAACTCTCAGGCCTCCGCGACACCAGCCACCGACGGAAAGTACATCTTTACGGCGTTCGTGGTGAAGGACTCTTTATATGTCACGGCGATCGATCTGAAAGGACAAATCGTCTGGCAGAAGGAAGCCGGACCATTCCGCAGCCAGCATGGCTATGGAAGTTCGCCGATCATTTTCGAGTCGTACGTGATAGTCTTGGCGGACTCGGATGGGCCTGGGTTCTTAGCCGCATTGCGACGAGACACCGGAGACATCGTCTGGCGGGTAGGACGTTCGTCTGAACCAAGTTACGGCTCGCCTATTCTGGCCGAAGTTGCCGGCAGGCAACAGATTCTCATTGGCGGGACTGGGAAGACGTCAGCCTACGACCCCAACAATGGCGAACTTCTGTGGTCGGTCAGCGGTCCTGCGAAGACGACTGCCAATACCCCAGTGGTTGCCGGGGACCTGGTGATTTCGACCGGCGGCTATCCTCAAAACGGATCGATTGCCGTCCGAGTCGATAGAGATGGGGAGAAAGTCAGAGAAACGATTGAATGGGAAGCCAGGGAGCGGATTTATGTCCCGTCCCCTTTGGTACACGATGGTAAGATCTTCGCGGTCAACGACGACGGAATCGGGCTGTGCTACGACGCGGTGACTGGCGAGCGTCTCGCGCGGAAGCGTATCGGCGGTAACTTCAGTGCCTCGTTGACCTTATACGGCAATTACATGCTCGTTCCCGACGAGGACGGGACAATGCACGTCTTTGATGCGACTCCCGATTTTAACTCGGTTGCCCAGTTTCATCTCGAGGGAAATGGATTCGCCAGCCCTGTGTTCGCGGGCGGAAAGCTGTATTGGAGAACATCGACGCATCTCTACTGCCTCGCGCCTGCTTCGTAG
- a CDS encoding DUF1501 domain-containing protein, producing MKKCKGNPLSRRNFLTVGAAAGLGLSMSDMFRLQEAQAEIKQYDFIEAKAKSVIHIYLPGGAAQQELWDPKPYSPIEYRGEMKTVKTNTGEYFSEALPKTAQVADKLCIIRSMSHGEAAHERGTHNMFTGYRPSPALKFPSFGAVVSHEYGPRKNLPPYVCVPNVPNEFAGTGYLSSSFAPFSLGSDPASGGFKVRDLSLPGGVDDARFYRRRSALDAVNNYFAQKNESDQVAAMDTFYERAYSLVSSPEAREAFNIDAEDAKIRDEYGRNQAGQRMLMARRLVQSGVRMVTLTYGGWDMHQRITDSIKRQVPDFDQAFSALIRDLDRQGILDDTLVMVSSEFGRTPKINKDAGRDHWPKVFSVALAGGGLKKGYIHGASNATSSEPELDPVGPEDLATTMYHQLGIVADKELMAPGDRPIEIVDGGKVIKDLLA from the coding sequence ATGAAGAAGTGCAAGGGGAACCCGCTGAGTCGACGTAATTTTCTTACCGTCGGTGCCGCGGCAGGTCTGGGGCTGAGCATGTCCGACATGTTCCGGCTGCAAGAAGCCCAGGCAGAAATCAAGCAGTATGATTTCATCGAAGCCAAGGCCAAGAGCGTCATTCACATTTACCTGCCGGGTGGTGCCGCCCAACAGGAACTGTGGGATCCGAAGCCATATTCGCCGATCGAATATCGCGGCGAAATGAAGACGGTCAAAACCAATACCGGCGAGTACTTCAGCGAAGCACTGCCTAAAACCGCTCAAGTGGCCGACAAACTGTGCATCATTCGTTCGATGAGCCATGGTGAAGCCGCTCACGAACGTGGCACGCACAACATGTTCACCGGATACCGTCCCAGCCCGGCGCTTAAGTTTCCCAGCTTCGGTGCCGTAGTGAGTCACGAGTACGGTCCGCGCAAGAATCTGCCTCCTTACGTTTGCGTGCCAAACGTGCCTAACGAATTTGCAGGCACGGGCTATCTAAGTTCTTCCTTTGCACCATTCTCGCTGGGTTCCGATCCAGCCAGCGGTGGTTTCAAGGTTCGTGACCTGAGCCTGCCAGGCGGCGTGGATGATGCTCGTTTCTATCGTCGTCGCTCGGCTCTGGATGCCGTCAACAACTACTTCGCTCAGAAGAACGAGTCGGATCAAGTTGCGGCAATGGATACCTTCTACGAACGAGCTTACAGCTTGGTTTCGTCGCCGGAAGCTCGTGAAGCATTTAACATTGATGCCGAAGATGCCAAGATTCGCGATGAGTATGGTCGCAATCAGGCCGGCCAGCGTATGCTGATGGCTCGACGTCTGGTTCAGTCCGGCGTTCGCATGGTCACGCTGACTTATGGCGGTTGGGACATGCATCAACGCATTACCGACAGCATCAAGCGTCAGGTGCCTGACTTCGATCAAGCCTTTTCGGCACTGATTCGCGACCTCGATCGCCAAGGCATCCTGGACGACACGCTGGTGATGGTTTCCTCCGAATTCGGACGTACGCCGAAGATCAACAAGGACGCTGGGCGCGATCACTGGCCGAAAGTCTTCAGCGTGGCATTAGCCGGCGGTGGTCTGAAGAAAGGCTACATCCATGGTGCCTCGAACGCCACTTCGAGCGAGCCAGAACTCGACCCAGTCGGTCCCGAAGATCTTGCCACCACCATGTACCACCAGTTGGGTATCGTGGCTGACAAGGAATTGATGGCACCTGGCGATCGTCCGATTGAAATCGTTGACGGTGGCAAGGTCATCAAAGACCTGCTGGCCTAA
- a CDS encoding PPC domain-containing protein: MKRLQVLLLATVITTLISADILAAKPAFSRISPPGFQRGQEITVTLQGDRLKDTQEILYFEPGVSTKSIEAEDDKKVKVTLNVTPDCRLGQHAMRLRTATGLSDVVLFYVGALPEIEEKEPNSDFKEPQPVEMGTTVNGIIQNEDVDYFVIEAKKGQRITAELTGLRLGLTFFDPYVAILNQQRFELAKSDDEPLLFQDCLCSLLAPEDGKYIIQVRESSYGGNGNCAYRLSVGSFPRPKGIYPTGGKPGEEIEVTWLGDPSGTQTAKVRLPEKEGEFLYYPEDQYGIAPSPNRLFVSSLPGVVEKEPNNDLKAATPMQGPGVASGVIEQKGDYDHFAFPAKKGQEYDVRVYAREDLRSYLDPVVDVYQQSNGKRLGGNDDTGGNIDSYVRVKAEEDTDLVVRVRDHLGSGSPLNIYRVEVTQRTPSLVIDIPEVERYKARTMSVPQDNYMAVLLTARRENFGGELKFDFHDLPEGIEVITFPMAENTNKLPVLMRAKPDAQLNGKLVDVVARPTNQDIKVEGHVLQRTMLVRGQNNRDVWGHDTDRMSVAVVEKVPYKLEIVQPKVPVVRDGSMKLKVKATRAEGFEDEIRLRLLDDPPGIGASRSIKIEKGQTEAEIPVTANGGAAIGVHKICVLGTSGLSEVSSPFADLEVADRIVDFAFNQAACEQGQEAQIVVGLTAKREFPGEATVELLGMPSGVTTEPVKVNKDAEKAVFTVKVAQDAKDGKHKSIVARITVTENDEPIVQTNGNIELRVDKPLPPKVATAKPKDEPKKEEAPKPKPERPLSRLEQLRLAKEMGE; encoded by the coding sequence ATGAAACGCCTCCAAGTTCTTTTATTGGCTACGGTCATCACGACGCTGATCTCAGCTGATATCCTGGCTGCCAAGCCAGCTTTCTCGCGGATCAGCCCTCCTGGTTTCCAACGCGGTCAAGAGATCACCGTGACGTTGCAAGGAGATCGCCTGAAAGACACTCAGGAGATTCTTTACTTCGAGCCAGGCGTCTCAACCAAATCGATCGAGGCAGAAGACGACAAGAAGGTAAAAGTCACCCTGAACGTCACTCCTGACTGCCGTCTTGGCCAGCATGCGATGCGGCTGCGGACGGCGACTGGGCTGAGCGATGTGGTTCTCTTCTACGTCGGCGCCCTGCCAGAAATCGAAGAGAAAGAACCCAATAGCGATTTTAAAGAACCGCAGCCCGTCGAAATGGGAACCACAGTCAACGGAATCATCCAGAACGAAGATGTCGACTACTTCGTCATCGAGGCCAAGAAAGGTCAGCGGATCACGGCCGAATTGACTGGCCTGCGATTGGGCCTGACCTTCTTCGATCCGTACGTCGCGATCCTCAACCAGCAACGTTTTGAACTCGCTAAGAGCGACGATGAACCTCTCTTATTCCAAGACTGCCTCTGCTCGCTTTTGGCTCCGGAAGATGGCAAGTACATCATTCAGGTCCGCGAAAGCAGCTACGGCGGCAACGGCAATTGTGCCTATCGCCTGAGCGTCGGCAGCTTCCCACGTCCCAAAGGTATCTACCCAACCGGCGGCAAGCCAGGCGAAGAGATCGAAGTCACTTGGTTAGGCGACCCTTCCGGCACGCAGACCGCCAAGGTACGTTTGCCAGAGAAGGAAGGCGAGTTTCTGTACTATCCAGAAGATCAGTACGGTATCGCTCCTTCCCCGAACCGTTTGTTCGTTTCGAGTCTGCCTGGCGTAGTCGAGAAGGAACCGAACAACGACCTGAAGGCAGCCACGCCCATGCAAGGGCCGGGCGTTGCCAGTGGTGTGATCGAACAGAAGGGGGACTACGACCACTTTGCATTCCCGGCCAAGAAGGGGCAAGAGTATGACGTTCGCGTCTATGCTCGCGAAGATTTGCGTTCCTACCTGGATCCCGTCGTCGATGTCTATCAACAGTCCAACGGCAAGCGTCTGGGTGGCAACGACGACACCGGCGGAAATATCGATAGCTACGTTCGCGTCAAAGCGGAAGAAGATACCGACTTGGTGGTCCGTGTGCGTGACCACCTTGGCTCTGGCAGTCCGCTGAACATCTACCGCGTGGAAGTCACCCAGCGTACGCCGAGCCTGGTCATCGACATTCCGGAAGTCGAGCGATATAAAGCCCGCACGATGAGTGTTCCGCAAGACAACTACATGGCTGTCTTGTTGACCGCTCGCCGCGAGAACTTCGGCGGCGAACTGAAGTTTGATTTCCATGATCTGCCGGAAGGAATCGAAGTGATCACCTTCCCCATGGCGGAAAATACCAACAAGTTGCCAGTCCTCATGCGAGCCAAGCCCGATGCCCAACTCAACGGCAAGTTGGTGGATGTCGTGGCCAGGCCGACCAACCAGGATATCAAGGTTGAAGGACACGTGCTACAGCGTACGATGCTCGTTCGCGGTCAAAACAACCGTGACGTGTGGGGTCACGATACCGACCGCATGTCGGTCGCCGTCGTCGAGAAAGTCCCTTACAAGCTCGAGATCGTTCAACCGAAGGTGCCGGTCGTCCGCGATGGCTCGATGAAGCTGAAAGTGAAAGCGACGCGTGCCGAAGGGTTTGAAGATGAAATCCGCCTGCGTCTGCTCGACGATCCACCGGGCATTGGCGCCTCGCGTTCGATCAAAATCGAAAAGGGGCAGACCGAAGCTGAGATTCCCGTCACGGCCAACGGCGGTGCGGCCATCGGTGTTCACAAGATTTGCGTTTTGGGAACCTCCGGCCTGTCGGAAGTCTCTTCTCCCTTCGCCGACTTGGAAGTTGCTGATCGCATCGTTGACTTCGCCTTCAATCAAGCTGCCTGCGAGCAAGGGCAAGAGGCTCAGATCGTTGTTGGTTTGACCGCCAAACGAGAATTCCCTGGCGAGGCTACCGTCGAACTGCTGGGAATGCCTTCTGGCGTGACCACCGAACCGGTCAAAGTGAACAAAGACGCTGAAAAAGCGGTCTTCACCGTCAAAGTTGCCCAAGACGCGAAAGATGGCAAACACAAGTCGATCGTGGCCCGCATCACGGTGACCGAAAACGACGAGCCAATTGTTCAGACCAACGGCAACATCGAACTGCGGGTCGACAAGCCGCTGCCACCCAAAGTGGCCACCGCCAAACCCAAGGACGAACCGAAGAAGGAAGAGGCTCCTAAGCCGAAACCGGAACGTCCGCTCAGTCGCCTGGAACAACTGCGACTGGCTAAGGAAATGGGCGAGTAA